DNA sequence from the Rattus rattus isolate New Zealand chromosome 2, Rrattus_CSIRO_v1, whole genome shotgun sequence genome:
CATCACAGTgacaaatttataaagaaaaaagttaagaGAAGGAGGGCTTACTTGATCCTTATTATCAGGTCCCATTGAATTTGGTGGAGAATAGCATCTTACCAACTGgtgaacaggaagtagaaaaggaaagacaaaggaCCAAGTAGAATGGAAGTAGGAAGAGACCGAGGAAGGACACTAGCTGCAAGGATAGGATCCCAGTGACTGACTTAGCTCACCATGTTTTACATGTAAAGTACTACTACCAACTGGAGAACAGGCCTTGGACACCTGAGCCTGCGGgtaacatttcatattcaaaataaatCTGGAAGGGGGTCATCTCCAACTTActgagctgggattataggttttaTTTTGACATCCATAGATAACCATGagtgtaaagattatccttgtagttatttattgtatataaatttGCTTGCTAATTTCTATGGGCCAACTGACTCATAGTCCATTTAATTATAATGCTATGAAATTAGTGTACTGTGCTATCTTAACATTAGTagaaatgatagaagaaatgAGTAATTATCCAAAATGAAAGCTAGCCAGATTTAAATTATCAGTCTTCATAATGATTAACACAGTTCcactggcgtgtgtgtgtgtgtgtgtgtgtattcaatcaCGGTTGAATATAGTTTTAGTGTCATGTATTGTAGGTATGGATACTGAATTGAGATCTTCTCACTTAATCGGTAGTATCAATCAAAATGATATGATATGCTTACTATCTAACACATAGATGTAAACATTACTGTGAAATGTAGAAGCAAAATGAattttccacttttttctttttcatacagACTAGTAATTCTAGCTTTTATATACTGACTCAAAGTAATGCTTAGCAGTGTAATTTTAGATTTCTTCatcttcaattaaaataaatgtgttaatCATTCCTTCAAAGTCTAGAATGTGAATTTTTATATGCATTGTTCTAAGAAAAAGTTTGCGTCTAGTAAAACTATGataaagtaaatacattaaaGCACAGTATTCAAACTGATGCCCCTTCATGTGGAAGATCTCTGAGGCTTGGTCTGGAAGGGCATGAGGAGCACTTACTAGGTAATCTTGCAGAAATATCTTTGGATGAAATTCGTGTCatttggtcttcttgtgggattcctaacagaaGAAGTAGGGGCTGTTTCAGATGCTTTTGCCTACTAATGGGACCTAtttccttctactgggttgccttatccagccttaatatgaggggaggtacctagtcttattgtatcttgatATGATATGTTGATTGTTATTCCTGGGAGGTCTACCAGGTTTTGGAGGGAAACTGAGAAGAAGGGATGCGGAAgaaatgtgggggttgggagagtgACTGAAAGGAGATGAGGGAAGGGAAATTATGGTTACATATGAGAGAATACAAACTGTAAAACAGGTGGTGTAAGGAGGGCTGGCTGTAAGTGCCGATGGCACAAGTCAGGGAGGTTATTAGTATCACAGCTTCTGGCTTGCACACCCCTCAGAGTAGGTAGCTAAAAACAGGACAGTTAAGAGTATCAGATATGCAGATAACAGAGAGCTCAAAACCACTTCAGTGTCCTCTTTTGTAAGTTGCATACAGGTACCATAAGCAAAGCATTTTGCATCCAAATGTCTGGAGCTTCTGACTACATAGCTCTATAGGGAAACTGTTAGACCCCTGACTCTGGCTTTGGGGACCCTTGGAACCCTGGTGCTAGTCCATTACTGGCCTTGCCAAGCGTAATTCTAATAAGGAACATATGATTATCACTCCTTGTTCTATCCACAGGACCCAAAGGACTTTTGGCCCTATTTAGTTCCCAATAATGGTACAATGGTGAACAGAACTAGGTGGTTAGAGACACAGAATGACAGGAACCACTCTGAGAGTGCAGAAGCTAtagtaatgggaggaggaagtTTTGAGCATAGCATGTTGGTATAGGAGCAAGAATCTGTACTAAATACCAGGTAGAGTGTCTCCAATTTCAGCACTACCTGTGTAACACCAATTGTCATATTGACAATATCAAATATAACCACAGAAAAGGCCATGAGAACTGGATCATGATCTAATATGTTACATATCTGTATGAGCATAGTCACTTGTTCATAGTAGGTGTAAGAGACAATATGGCTTAGGCAGATGGGCATCCAAGAGAACATGAGTGGGAAGCAGATAGTCACAAGGCAGCACAAGGTCATGGCCATGACCACACCAGACCCCACAGAAGAAAAGGCATGTGTGAAGAACACCTGGATGAGGCAGGCATGACATTCAATCTTATGATTGTGAAACCAGAGTATGGCCAGCATTTTAGGTTGTGTGGAGGAGGACAGGACCAGGTCAGTAGTAGCCAGCACGGCCAGAAAAAGATACATGGGCCCAGGCAGAACATGGTCAATTTGGATTATGTATAGGATGATGATATTTCCAGTCACTGCCACAACATACAtgacacagaaaggaaagcaacCCAGAATTGATAGTCTTCTAGTCCTGGGATTCCAAGCAAGATGACAGATGTGGAGTGGGAAGCCAACCTGAGAGAATGTGTCCTATTTTCTGTGTGGTGAAGTTACTCTGCTCTCTGAGGATTAGAACAGCCAAGACGTGGATGATTATTTGTACTTGTGTAATATTGCAATTTTATTCAATAGTAAATTATAGTAAAAATCATCTTTTATAATAAATAGCATTTTATAACATAAAATGACAATACTTATTAGTTcttgtaacatttaaaatgttagatCATGTCAGAATCAGGGTAATTATTTCCTAAAGCAAAAGATTTTCCTGTAAATAGAATCCATTAAGTGAAAACAAGCATGACAAATTAGTTATAAacaattttgtcattttctttttgacaaCATACTTGgtctttctttatctctgtgcTGAGTCTTTTGGGCAATGGTAGCTCGTGATagggaagaagaatgaaataaggGATCATAGTAATTTATTCTCATATTACCTTTGGTTatttagcacagttttcattttgATTCTAGCCTAAGGAAAAAAGGAACCATTTCTGTATTTACAATTATACTTAGTGTATTTAATGAAAATCTGAGAACATGAATATCTTATGCTTTGTGAGTAAgccactctttttattttttttttctggtagttGAAATGGTGATTTATTAACTTCATAATTTCTTCTGTGTTTATCAGCTAACCTTCTAATATGAAGAAGaactgtctcttctccatttcattttattttattttttatttcttttatttttttatagtcaAGTTGCTACCCTCCTCCTGGTCcgccctcccacagttccacatcccattcctcctcactCCTGTttctaagaggatgtccccacccaccacGCCTCCCTACTCTCTGGGGCTCATGTCTCTAGAAGGTTAGACAcatctttcactgaggccagaggagttaatcctctgctgtatgtatGCTGGGGGCCTTGGGCCAGCCTGtgttgctgcctggttggtggctcagtgtctgagagatctcaagggtctaggttagttgagactcctggtcttcttatggggttgccctcctcctcagcttcttccagccttttcctaattcaatccCAGGGGTTCCTGATTTcagggtataaatatctgcatctgtctcagtcagcttctttttgggcctctcaaaggacagccaggctaggctgtctgtaagcacaccatagcatcagtaatagtcacaggccttggtgcctccccttgagatgtattcccaagttgggcctgtcactggatcccctttccctcagtctcttctccatttttgtccctgcagttctttgagacaggaacaattctgagtcagagtttttgactgtgggatggccaCCCAccccttcacttgatgccctatctttctactggaggtagactctacaagcttcctctctccactgtaggccatttcatctaaagtccctccctttgagttctgaaattctctcacctcccaggtctctcatacattctagagggtcctcccatcTCCCACTCAGAGCTcgcatttccattcattttgctggccctcaaggcttctTTCCTGCTTTTCCCAGAAGAAGAATTAGGGAACCTAATTGagtttcccttctcccctccccccatctcccattcatgtccctccctccctctgacacCTGTGATTACATTCTCTATAAATCAACGACTTTCTCTGCCTTGGTACAAAAGGAGTCACAGACACATTAGTACCTGTCTGCAGCTATATTCTGAAATTTCAACTTGACTTTGACTTGCTGACTAGTTTATTGATGTCCTGGATAGTAAATTACCCAAGTGACGACTTTGAACCTGATGCTCTGCCTAACACATCTCTTCCTGATAAAAAGAAAGTTGGATAAATTTATAGTGAGCAAAATATATCAAGTAAAGGCTCTTATTTAGATGCAACAGATCCATTAACTGACTAACAATATCACCAACGAGAACCTTTCCTCTTAAAAGCtctcaacacccccccccaccgcCCCACTTGAGCTATACTCATTAGAGTTAAGGCCATTTCTCACACTAGAGATTACAGAGGAATTTATTGAATGCCAATTTGCTTCATGCTGCTTGTTTCTTTATATCTGAGCTCTTCAAGAAATGCAGCTTGTCACAAAGCTTTAGAACATAGGTGACATGTGACTTAGTTCTTACCCAATATCTTTTCTCTTAGTCTTTGCTGCCCTGTGCCTGTGTTTGGGAGTCTCACTTTTCACCTCATTCATAACAAACCTTCAGGTGAAAACAGAACCTtactgtctctttttaaaaacattggcAGTCTAGCAAACGTTTCGTTTTATAGGTCTCAAGAATCCTAAAAGGGTTTCCTCAAGATGAAATggatatcttttcttttcttagttcCCCTCATTCATAATGGCTGAGATCAGACATGTACATCATCTGAAGCTCAAGAATTCTGCTCTGCTTCCATTTACGAGATGCAATCTTCTCAAacagtaccacattttctgattaAACCAGAGGGGGCATACTTCCCTACCCCTGGCCACTGTATGTTACTCTCTGTTTGTGGGAATAGCCACCAAGATAAAGAATGATTTAAACAAGCATACTTAAATTGTATTCATTTTGTCCTGCCCCCGAACCCTCCAGGCACTTGACTAGATAGATGCTGACTAAAAATACAActactttctccacatcctcaccacagcagccttatctataacagccagaagcgggaaagaacccagatgcctctcaacagaggaatggatgcagaaaatgtggtacatctacacaatggagtattactcagctgttaaaaatgacttcatgaaattcataggcaaatagatggaactagaaaatatcattctgagtgaggtaacccaatcacaaaaaaccacacatggcatgctgataactggatattagccccaaagctcagattacccaagattaaatccacagaccacatgaagctcaagaagaaggacacccaaagtgcagatgcttcagtccttcttagaagggggagcaaaaatattcatcagagaaaatatggagtcaaagtttggagcagagactgaagggatagccattcagagcctaccctacCTAGGGAttcaacccatatacatacaagccaccaaacccagtcactattggggatgccaagaggtgcatgctgacaggagcctgatatagctgtctcctgagatgctctgccagagcttgacaaatgcttgcaaccaaccattgaattgagaatgagtccccaatggaggagttagagaaatgattgaaggagctgaatgggcttacaaccccacaagaacaacaatatcaaccaatcagagctcctagggactaaacctccattcaaagagtacacatggaaagactcatggctccagctgcatatgtagcagaggatagccttctggggcaccaatgggaggagaagccattggtcctgctaaggcttgGACCTCCCCCCCCAAGTCCCCCCTTggtgttggggaatgtcagggaggggaggcaggatagaagaagggaagggctGATGAGATAGGGGTTTATGGTGGGAAacgggaaaaggggataatatttgaaatgtaaataaataaataaaaatccaataaactcCTTcctatcaaataaaataaaaagatacaactTCCCAGTGTGCTTAGTTATAGCTGAATGATTGTTGGGGAAGGATTATTGAATTTTGAGAACCTTCACTAAAGCTCCTTTAAATTGTTTGTTGTTAAACAGTGAAAAACTTCTATGTCATCCTTTAcactgaaaaacaataaaatttcagAGTCATTAAATGATCTTTCAGTGATCACATATAAAAGTATTGTAGGAGTACATGACTCTTGGACTAACAATATTGTCTTTGTTGGCAACAGGTAGTTGAGAATTCTGCCCTAGCTCTATCAAGCAAATTGTTGACCTGATACGTCAAAAGTTGAAATGCAGGGTTCTTAAACAATATACTGAATCAGAGAATTGGGACTCAGTATTCTTGGTATTTCCCTGGGCTGAATCCTCTGTACCAGGCTCTTGGTTGGGCTCTCACTGTCTCTGGGAATATATTGCTTTCTCATGAATCCttactccctctcttcctctctccctctctccctctttttctcccttcctcctttcctccctgctaTATCCAAACTGCCTCACATTCATAATGACTCCAAGTGAGACTAAAAACTAAAGCTGGAAGTATTAACCCATAACTTTCCTCTCTTACCTGTAGGCACATGCACAAAGACAGATTTAATTGAATGCGTGTGAAAGTGGGCTTTTGCAATTACataaaacatgtttatatttacatttttctcagtgATATGAATAGCCATTGATACTTTGCATATCTTTATGTGTGGAGATAATAAATGAAAGGCTGAAGTAAATGGGAATTTTGACCTGCTTAGTACAGTGCGAGGAGGCACCTTAGCTAATTTTCCTCATTATACCTAGTTGGAGTCCCATGAGCCTTTTGGCAGCAGGTTTGAAGTATGTGGCGGGATGCTTATTAGAGGGTGAGATCCATGAACTACCAGGGCAACCATCACGTACGTGAATTTGACCTGGCAGTAAGTGAAAGTGCACCAGTCCTTTGTTGGGAAAACACTAGGACCAGGTAAGATATTAAGACCTCTATGAAAAAAAGAGACTGCTGAAGTTTAACTGGAGGGTgggacaaagcaaagaaaagaagcacATGAGTGGGGAGGGATTGCTTAGAGTAGAAGGACCACAGGTTAGGGCTGCATCAGCAGGAAGATGGCAGACATGTTTCTTTTCAGGAGACAACATCAAATagttatatagtatatattatatttatgtagtGAAAAAGTAAAGTAATGGAGTGTGACAGAGTGGTACAGTCCATAGCATATTAGTATTTCTTCTACCTACGAGAAGCCACACATGTTTTActcaaataacttttattttcatgtttagaTTCAGGCAACCAGAATTGTAATTTCAATATTTACTTGAAAATTGACGTTctggaagaaacagaagccatgaaATGGTAGACTGGGCCCTTTTTAGACACGACAGTAAGCAGAGGATTGATATCAGAATGGTAAAGCTGCAGAATACatttacaaaaggaaagaaggcGCCTTCCATCTGGACATACCCAGTAGAGACAAGCTTCtaaagaggatggggagggaaatttTCTTGGAATAATCATCAGCAACATAAACTAAGAATTTGATGGTCCCTAAAATGTGCCACTGGATTTACGATCTGCTCTAGAAAGTATAGCCTGGGCACACAAGGGAGCATCAATACTAAGGTCACTTCCCAGAAAAACTAAAGCGTACCACGTGTACATGACTTACCTAGAATGATAATTGACATATAGCAATCTACACCTAAAGAGCCATATTGATTACAGTGTGCTCTGGAAAAGTGTGGATTGGAAAGCTGCTCTGAGGAGCTGTCATCTGGATGGCAGACAGACTCCTCCCATGCATTTCCTACCTCTGTAGAGTGGGAGGCTTCAGGCTCAAATATAGAGAGTTCAGACACTCTGTTGCCTGACTGTATACTTTTAGGAGAATTACTCAGTCACATCCGTAtatgaattagagaaagagaggggagaaattTTACTTCCTTGAACGGTTATGATGGCTGAATGGATACAGGTAAGAAAACAACTGCCTCTCCCACAGTGTGTATGTTCTGGGCACAATGCTTATCTTGACTTCAGTGACATCACGGGCCATTATTTGTTAGAAGACAGACTTCAATTTATTGTGTTAAAATAGGagaaggatttttctttctttcctctcttcattccttccattccttcttccccatttcccttactctttctccttccctctttacATTCttgctttattcttccttttcttccttcctttcttcttttctctcattctttcttttttcttatttttttctcaaatcaaTGTTTTCTCTCAAGAGTCAAGCAGTGAGTTTTCAAGGTAATAAGGCAATCATCTAATGATTAAATTATTGAGATATCATTGCTTCATATGTGAAATGCATTGCTACTATCTAAACCCTAGAACTGGAGCACGAATCAAATCATACACATAGAACACAAGGAACTATAAAAAGTGGACCTGACACCAGATTTTCTTGATCAATCCTGCAGTCACATAGGCAGACTTGTATGTCCCAGAGACACTTCGACATTGTTCTGAATATTTACCAAGCCTGTCTAGTGGTCACATTTCAAAAAAGAGAGCTTGTTTGCTCAGTGTCATTTAATAGACTCaagaacttattttaaaaagtactggAAATTGgattttttcattatattatttAGATATTTACTGGGAAGTTATATAGGTAGAAATAATTTTCTTGCCACTTTTCTTTTCACAAAGGGAAGACTGGATTGGattacttaaaattattattattattattattgttatatttattgatttggaACAATTTGGTAAATTTGTTTTCTCAAAAAGTATGGAACACTGAGAAGCTAGAAGAGAACTCTACAGTTCTAgtatattaacaaatatttaaaaattttaaggatTATCAGTATTGACTAAGTTCTAGAGAGATGTTTATAAAATAAGCTATATGTACATTGCTATATTCAATTATCTAATTGCCCTTCTTTCCTCAGACTTCACTATGCTCATCCTTAATAATACCAATCCCCAGCCTCCGACCTTCCTCCTCACTGGTATCCCAGGCCTGAGAGCAGCTCAGGTCTGGATCTCCATTCCCTTTTGTCTCCTTTATGTAATCGCCCTCTCTGGGAACAGCATGATCCTGTTGGTGATCCTTCGTGAGCAGAGCCTCCATGAGCCTATGTACTATTTCCTATCTATGCTTTCAGTCACAGACCTGAGCTTGTCTCTCTGCACACTTTCCACTACCCTTGGTGTCCTCTGGTTTGAAGCCCGGGAGATCAACTTGAATGCATGCATTGCCCAGATGTTCTTTCTCCATGGGTTTACTTTCATGGAGTCTGGAGTTCTGCTGGCCATGGCTTTTGATCGCTTTGTGGCCATCTGTGATCCACTAAGATATACCACTATTCTTACCAATGCCAGGATTGCCCAGATTGGCATAATTGTACTGATAAGGAATGTTGCTGTCATGTTGCCAGTTGTGCTTTTTGTCAAGAGGTTGTCCTTCTGCAGTTCTCTGGTTCTTTCACATTCATACTGTTACCATGTAGATCTCATCCAGCTCTCATGTACAGACAACAGAATCAATAGCATTCTTGGTCTGTTTGCACTATTCTCTACTACAGGGTTTGACTGCCCCTGCATCTTGCTCTCCTATGTACTGATCATCCGATCTGTGCTCAGCATTGCTTCCTCTGATGAGCGACAGAAAGCCTTCAATACATGCATATCCCACATCAGTGCTGTTGCCATCTTCTACATTCCTCTCATCAGTTTGTCTCTTGTACACCGCTATGGTCATTCAGCCCCCGCCTTCGTCCACACCATCATGGCCAATGTCTTCCTGCTGATCCCTCCTGTGCTCAACCCTATAATCTACAGTGTGAAGACAAAGCAGATCCGAAAGGCTATTATCAAGGTTTTAAATCAGAAGCAGAGCCAACTTTAATAATGATCTCGGTAGAAAggaacatttatttataaataaatgattttgtaGAATGAGGTAATTTTACTTAAGGCATCAAACAAACTTTCGAGATGCCAAGTTATGGAGCTTCTAGGTTGTGTGATAATTGCTTACTAAGCTTTTCTGTCAGTAGATTCATATTAGTGTCATTTAAACTATTATTTCACTTTTAGTACAACATGAGAGACTATAGATGAATACTTAATTACTCACAGTTCTAGCTGATGCTATTATTCTGTATAAAGTAATAATTCAGACTATTCAATTAAATAAGCTTGAATTTAATTTGGGAAATCATGGATGAGTCAgttgttctatttttaatgattcaaaaaatatttttaccaactgTATGTGTTTTActcaaaacattttattctttgtctGCTTCCTAAATTACTATATTATCGGTTAAATCCTAAAATGCATACCAGCAATTTGACTTCAAGTCTTGTATCCATCAGTCTTGTTTTATTATAtgctaaagaaaatacaaatgtagATAAAATCTGAGAGTTTTCCCAATTGATAATTGCATTAATCCAAGTTGTATGCTTAAAAAGCTGAAGAATAACCACAGTAGACCTGAAAACTTGCTGGGCTCCTCACTATTAAATAAATACCAAGTAAACAGAACTCTACTAATCACTTTATTTCAACAACTTTATAACAAAAGATGATGATTTATACAGGTTCTTATTATCATGAGAAATTTCATCTATGTGCAATTGTCATCAAAGGATCCAGATGTCTTTGTCAAAAATTTAATTGCATTTATATATGGACGCATATATTTGGGGGAAatattagataatttttatttcacactGGCATTGACATTGCAGTGTGTGTCACAGAGATAAGGACTTATGGTCAGCGAATGTACTGTGCAAATGTGTGAAGAACTGCAATTGCCCATTCGGTGCCTGAGACTCATTTGGTTCCAGTCATTCAAGTAGGTGTGGTTTTTGATACTTTCAGTAGATTATTTTCTCCTGAGATATTAATAAAGCTTGATGAGACCTAAGTGTAGATTGGCTGGAACAGCTTCGGCAGTTCTCCTGGAAGAATGATATCATATATGACATACAATGTTCAGGTTTGACTTCTTATATGTCCCTTAATAGGAACAAACAGTTCTGATGGAAAATAAGAAGGATGCTACTTACTCTCGTGGGGCATTGGAAGATTTAAAAATCTTGAGGCTTACATAATCAACACTTCCATAACTATTTCAGGAGTGAGAATTATGTaaccttttcatttatttcatttattttacttcttttatgtATTCCTACTTTATGAAACCTTCATAAAGAGAGCATTTAGACATTTATCTAGTAGATCTCTTTCCCTTTCCATTAAATCATCTCTATGAGATTTTGCATGATATGATCTACATGtgtaattaaaatgcttttctattAAAGGAAGCCCTTTGATTGGATTTTCAATTTAAAAGCCCAATTAAACAtctattttttaagttttctgatTCTGATAACAATTTCATGTACTTTATAATTTTTAGAGTTAGTATCTTCAGATAAAATtggaagaaaacacacaagaGCCACAGCTGGCATATAACACATCTCCTGTCTTTAAGCTGAAGTCTGCCAGGTCAATTACAAGCAAGAGTCTTCCTAATTTACCTGTCACTTCATTTCAAAGATTATATTCAGGTTTCCGAACATGGATGTAAAGTCTTCATTATGAATTGCTTGTGGAGGTGATAGTGAAGTGGTAGGGTTTGAATGGGAGAAGAACTAGCGTCAAATTGAAGACAAGATGGCAGGTTAGATGCTCTGTCAGGGTCAACTATGAAGACAAAAGCCAGAAAACACTTTGAAAAAGTAGAATTTAATATAATCGTTAGCATGGAAGCAAAGCAGTGAGAAAATTGTTTAATAAGA
Encoded proteins:
- the LOC116893166 gene encoding olfactory receptor 52R1-like; protein product: MYVVAVTGNIIILYIIQIDHVLPGPMYLFLAVLATTDLVLSSSTQPKMLAILWFHNHKIECHACLIQVFFTHAFSSVGSGVVMAMTLCCLVTICFPLMFSWMPICLSHIVSYTYYEQVTMLIQICNILDHDPVLMAFSVVIFDIVNMTIGVTQVVLKLETLYLVFSTDSCSYTNMLCSKLPPPITIASALSEWFLSFCVSNHLVLFTIVPLLGTK
- the LOC116894057 gene encoding olfactory receptor 51F2, translating into MLILNNTNPQPPTFLLTGIPGLRAAQVWISIPFCLLYVIALSGNSMILLVILREQSLHEPMYYFLSMLSVTDLSLSLCTLSTTLGVLWFEAREINLNACIAQMFFLHGFTFMESGVLLAMAFDRFVAICDPLRYTTILTNARIAQIGIIVLIRNVAVMLPVVLFVKRLSFCSSLVLSHSYCYHVDLIQLSCTDNRINSILGLFALFSTTGFDCPCILLSYVLIIRSVLSIASSDERQKAFNTCISHISAVAIFYIPLISLSLVHRYGHSAPAFVHTIMANVFLLIPPVLNPIIYSVKTKQIRKAIIKVLNQKQSQL